One genomic segment of Candidatus Eisenbacteria bacterium includes these proteins:
- a CDS encoding nitrate reductase: MGWSRRSFLKIGAGAAGGLALGGGLISDWYGLDAPRATDPETDGDRVIPTFCELCFWRCGVLAYVKNGRVTKIKGNPEHPLSRGRLCPRGAGGTGLLYDPDRLKTPLVRVRKRGEEAFEPVGWDDALDRVAEAMQRIKKEHGPEAFALFQHGYGSSWFNHLFHAYGSPNIAAPSYAQCRGPREVGFQMTFGDGVGSPERIDMERADCIVLIGSHLGENMHNTQVQDFARGLGRGARIIVVDPRFSTAAGKAHHWLPIKPGTDIALLLAWMNVLIEENLYDRDYVEAYAYGFDQLKAHVADKTPEWAYPRTGLRPEAIRETARAMGAAKPAVVVHPGRRVTWYGDDTQRTRAIAILAALLGSWGRAGGYLLPSAMKLPKFPYLRYEENGAVTADRPKGGDYPLADATLASGLCNATVPGSSVYDVKGWMVYGTNLPLTLPDPANTARALQALDFIVAIDVLPAEICGWADVVLPEATYLERCDELDAPAYKEPFIAVRQEVVPPMYESKPGWWIAREIAHRIGLEGYFPWADSMEYAKDRLHAAGHDCDALRATGVIRGPRVPCTYEEGVAPEFSTPSGKIELYSTSLAEAGFDPMPVYTPHEEAPPGYHRLLVGRVPTHSFGRTTNNRLLSEVCDENEVWVSTAAAREAGIEHGSRVVLVNQDGAESMPVRVKVTERIRDDSVFLAHGFGHTANGLTFARGRGADDAVLTTRYAVDPIMGGTGINVNFVTFKRA, from the coding sequence ATGGGATGGAGCAGGAGGAGCTTTCTCAAGATCGGCGCCGGCGCGGCGGGCGGTTTGGCCCTCGGCGGAGGGCTGATCAGCGATTGGTACGGTCTCGACGCTCCGAGAGCGACGGATCCCGAGACCGACGGCGACCGGGTGATTCCCACCTTCTGCGAACTCTGCTTCTGGCGATGCGGCGTGCTCGCCTACGTCAAGAACGGCCGCGTCACCAAGATCAAGGGCAATCCCGAGCATCCCCTGAGCCGGGGCCGCCTCTGCCCGCGCGGCGCGGGCGGCACCGGCCTCCTCTATGACCCCGACCGCCTCAAGACGCCCCTCGTCCGGGTGCGCAAGCGCGGCGAGGAGGCCTTCGAGCCGGTCGGATGGGACGACGCCCTCGACCGGGTCGCCGAGGCGATGCAGAGGATCAAGAAGGAGCACGGCCCGGAGGCTTTCGCCCTCTTCCAGCACGGATACGGCTCCTCCTGGTTCAACCATCTGTTCCACGCCTATGGCTCCCCCAACATCGCCGCCCCCTCCTACGCGCAGTGCCGGGGGCCCCGCGAGGTCGGCTTCCAGATGACCTTCGGCGACGGGGTCGGCTCGCCGGAGCGGATCGACATGGAGCGCGCCGACTGCATCGTCCTGATCGGCTCCCACCTGGGAGAGAACATGCACAACACCCAGGTGCAGGACTTCGCCCGGGGCCTCGGCCGGGGCGCGCGGATCATCGTTGTCGATCCGCGGTTCAGCACGGCCGCGGGCAAGGCGCATCACTGGCTCCCGATCAAGCCGGGAACCGATATCGCCCTCCTGCTCGCATGGATGAACGTCCTGATCGAGGAGAACCTCTACGATCGGGACTATGTCGAGGCCTACGCCTACGGCTTCGATCAGCTGAAGGCGCATGTCGCCGACAAGACGCCCGAGTGGGCCTATCCGCGGACAGGGCTGCGTCCCGAGGCGATCCGCGAGACCGCGCGCGCGATGGGGGCCGCCAAACCGGCCGTCGTCGTCCATCCCGGCCGCCGGGTCACCTGGTACGGCGACGACACGCAGAGGACGCGGGCCATCGCGATCCTCGCCGCGCTGCTCGGCTCCTGGGGACGGGCCGGCGGCTATCTCCTTCCGAGCGCGATGAAGCTGCCGAAGTTCCCCTACCTTCGCTACGAGGAGAACGGCGCCGTGACCGCGGACCGCCCCAAAGGGGGCGACTACCCCCTCGCGGACGCGACGCTCGCCTCGGGCCTCTGCAACGCGACGGTACCGGGGAGCAGCGTCTACGATGTGAAGGGCTGGATGGTCTATGGCACCAACCTCCCCCTGACGCTCCCCGATCCGGCCAACACGGCCCGGGCCCTGCAGGCACTCGACTTCATCGTGGCGATCGATGTCCTGCCCGCCGAGATCTGCGGATGGGCGGATGTCGTTCTGCCGGAGGCGACCTACCTCGAGCGATGCGACGAGCTCGACGCGCCCGCCTACAAGGAGCCGTTCATCGCCGTGCGACAGGAAGTCGTTCCTCCGATGTATGAGTCGAAGCCCGGATGGTGGATCGCGAGGGAGATCGCGCACAGAATCGGCCTCGAAGGCTACTTCCCCTGGGCCGACTCGATGGAATACGCCAAGGACCGCCTGCATGCCGCCGGCCACGACTGCGACGCCCTGCGGGCGACCGGCGTGATCCGCGGGCCTCGGGTTCCCTGCACATACGAGGAGGGCGTCGCCCCCGAGTTCTCGACGCCTTCGGGGAAGATCGAGCTCTACTCCACTTCGCTCGCGGAGGCCGGCTTCGATCCCATGCCGGTCTATACGCCGCACGAGGAGGCCCCTCCGGGCTACCACAGACTCCTCGTCGGGCGGGTGCCGACCCACTCCTTCGGCCGGACGACGAACAACCGCCTCCTCTCGGAAGTCTGCGACGAGAACGAGGTCTGGGTGTCGACGGCGGCCGCCCGGGAGGCCGGAATCGAGCACGGATCCCGCGTCGTCCTGGTCAATCAGGATGGCGCCGAGTCGATGCCCGTGCGCGTGAAGGTGACCGAGCGGATCCGCGACGACTCGGTCTTCCTGGCACACGGCTTCGGGCACACGGCGAATGGGCTCACCTTCGCGCGCGGGCGCGGCGCCGATGACGCGGTCCTCACCACCCGCTACGCCGTCGATCCGATCATGGGGGGGACCGGGATCAACGTGAACTTCGTCACCTTCAAGAGGGCTTGA
- a CDS encoding polysulfide reductase, with protein sequence MAMNEIEILKATPHLAREHWWGWEIPVYLFLGGLAAGIMILTSVRVLRDPEGERSETFRLLSWLAPLVLSIGMFALWLDLERRWDVPRFYLAFRPKAPMSWGAWILLAVYPLVALFALGELRGRWRDRLAPRLRAVADWADAPAIKRRLAWGNAAVGTLLGIYTGVLLSAMSARPLWSSAVLGPLFLTSGGSTAAALMLLFRVDERERRGLSKLDLGLICMEVALLGLFFLNLMTGSDTSQRAGGLLLGGPYTASFFGLVVFGGLAVPLFGEAREMRGHNGSRWFLPLLILIGGLALRWILVAAGQASSWNAL encoded by the coding sequence ATGGCGATGAACGAGATCGAAATCCTGAAAGCGACCCCCCATCTGGCGCGGGAGCATTGGTGGGGTTGGGAGATCCCCGTTTACCTCTTCCTCGGAGGTCTTGCAGCCGGGATCATGATCCTCACCTCCGTCAGGGTGCTGCGCGATCCCGAGGGGGAGCGCTCGGAGACCTTCAGGCTCCTCTCCTGGCTGGCCCCGTTGGTTCTCTCGATCGGGATGTTCGCCCTCTGGCTCGACCTCGAGCGCCGGTGGGACGTTCCGCGTTTCTACCTCGCCTTCCGCCCGAAGGCGCCCATGTCGTGGGGAGCCTGGATCCTCCTCGCCGTCTATCCGCTCGTCGCTCTCTTCGCCCTCGGAGAGCTGCGCGGACGCTGGCGCGACCGGCTCGCGCCGAGGCTGCGCGCGGTCGCGGATTGGGCCGATGCGCCGGCGATCAAGAGGCGCCTCGCCTGGGGAAACGCCGCGGTGGGGACCCTCCTCGGGATCTACACCGGCGTGCTCCTCAGCGCGATGTCGGCGCGGCCTCTCTGGTCGTCCGCGGTGCTGGGCCCGCTCTTTCTCACATCGGGGGGCTCCACGGCGGCGGCGCTGATGCTCCTCTTCAGGGTCGACGAAAGGGAGCGCCGCGGCCTCTCGAAGCTCGATCTCGGATTGATCTGCATGGAGGTCGCGCTGCTCGGCCTCTTCTTTCTGAATCTCATGACCGGCAGCGACACATCGCAGAGGGCAGGCGGCCTCCTCCTCGGCGGCCCTTACACGGCGTCGTTCTTCGGGCTCGTCGTCTTCGGGGGGCTCGCCGTGCCGCTCTTCGGCGAGGCGCGTGAGATGCGCGGGCACAACGGCTCGCGCTGGTTTCTGCCGCTCCTGATCCTGATCGGGGGGCTCGCCCTCCGGTGGATCCTGGTCGCCGCCGGGCAGGCGAGCTCGTGGAACGCCCTGTGA
- a CDS encoding 4Fe-4S dicluster domain-containing protein, with amino-acid sequence MEPRYVMVLDTRRCVACSACVIVCKTENDVPEGGFRDWVVSETRGRFPALSTENRSLRCNHCAFAPCIDNCPTGASHRGPGGTVQIDRVKCTGCKNCISACPYDARFVHPRGFIDKCTFCMHRKGAYTACQTVCPTECIHFGDANDPGSEVSRLLATRDHKVVAPEAGTRPRVHYLV; translated from the coding sequence ATGGAACCGCGCTACGTGATGGTCCTCGACACGCGCCGCTGCGTCGCATGCAGCGCCTGCGTCATCGTCTGCAAGACCGAGAACGATGTCCCCGAGGGAGGATTCCGCGACTGGGTCGTGAGCGAGACGCGGGGCCGCTTCCCCGCCCTCTCGACCGAGAACCGGTCGCTGCGCTGCAACCACTGCGCCTTCGCCCCTTGCATCGACAACTGCCCGACCGGCGCTTCCCACAGGGGGCCCGGGGGGACCGTGCAGATCGATCGGGTCAAGTGCACCGGGTGCAAGAACTGCATCTCGGCCTGCCCATACGACGCCCGCTTCGTCCATCCGCGCGGCTTCATCGACAAGTGCACCTTCTGCATGCACAGGAAGGGGGCCTACACCGCCTGCCAGACGGTCTGTCCGACCGAGTGCATCCACTTCGGCGACGCGAACGACCCCGGCTCCGAGGTGAGCCGCCTGCTCGCGACGCGCGATCACAAGGTCGTGGCCCCGGAGGCCGGGACGCGGCCGCGCGTCCATTACCTGGTCTGA